A section of the Archocentrus centrarchus isolate MPI-CPG fArcCen1 chromosome 20, fArcCen1, whole genome shotgun sequence genome encodes:
- the ncapg2 gene encoding condensin-2 complex subunit G2 isoform X2, producing the protein MSKRQTFLEAACEENVEDFLRFIQLHKDKTEPFDVEEVVHEMPREQREALWRRLASLLQDVLLKLPPERWDEGREEEEEGMQEEPAADSKHVVAVVDSVTLVATVSVKVLQDGDTYSGLLEIAQRLQDVLVSLPVSEAPLQNHIHALCEAWWKKGLQEREQFGRTAFFVSLQKSFILKKPGAEIQRVWRLHDVLLSLDYTSEENKQIIDMLLQCFLHPTHIRNDDGKRFLVFLFSWNVNFIWVIHGTIKNQLEFYSKALTTHIMEIYFRAWKKASGEFLEKIESLCIQDFMQSAIFLQRASPVHSKVRQIMSYFHTRKDCRSTDKMLFNLYRPILWKALNAPNFEVRANATLLFTEAFPVHDPDQSNEKIDENIQKQLDTAMSLLNDPHPTVRSNATLGVCKILAKCWELLPPTIITDFLKKLVVELAADSSSPDVRCSVFKCLTIVLDNALSHPLLEKLLPTVKYSLHDNSEKVRIAFLDMLMKVKAVRAAKFWDVCNMDHLLARLAIDSHSVSKRIVDLLFKSFFPVNESEKEWCNRCITLIQMNPMAARKFYQFAYKHTAPTNIIKLMLAIRRVLNSCIQVDCDMTDINGSNKENSTQAAPAVLGKDMAVVSSLLEVVVILWRSVSKALKQNEEAQKYTCAKFGTVMSKYFQAFEDQRATVPLIQLASFMPPAAVPTFSCGVLSRLRRMESGAVPAQYSQLLDCICSWGQAADILELITDWLTESLPKKDKATSGRKVCIMETVEAKPDLALAYLEHLFSHASTREKVLGLGPKPLKQLHTVLGNWKSVLYTHLSSTTEDPKHPRVETALKALKSHGRLGAHLQHNLSDGRDYLLSLEHVAAWVADRVLPFLAKRTDDDSKDSEKSQPQPLAAEITESFLTVCRDVLLVGLGDVEFKGQILHLCSLILLSEGGYLCIPAVLPILKEVANSYVPEDDNENQEDPTSVILGVVANIFQKIIELFARRLREDPEEGKQLCQSAVPGLTDFLQVAQTWDRAPLSGVFSTLFAVIIVEKKHLLQKITHPEAVITPESVDDMPPLSRILLSVILQSQSVTRAFLAEVSTSLDSEAISSLVELAAVLHVLAVIKHAGKSKPGLKSAAVSVQQQLHKHAVTSADSTDIQRVIYESSAMTLNEILHS; encoded by the exons ATGTCTAAGCGACAGACGTTTTTAGAAGCCGCCTGTGAGGAAAACGTGGAGGATTTCCTTCGCTTTATTCAGCTTCAT AAGGACAAAACTGAGCCCTTCGATGTGGAGGAGGTCGTGCACGAGATGcccagagagcagagagaggctCTGTGGAGGAGACTGGCATCTCTCCTTCAGGACGTCCTGCTGAAGTTGCCACCAGAGCGCTGGGATGAgggcagggaggaggaggaggagggcatgCAGGAGGAGCCTGCTGCAGACTCA AAACATGTTGTGGCTGTTGTGGACAGTGTGACGCTTGTTGCCACAGTGTCTGTAAAGGTTTTACAGGATGGCGACACCTATAGTGGCCTTCTGGAAATTGCCCAAAGGCTTCAAg ATGTATTGGTGTCACTTCCTGTGTCAGAGGCACCTCTGCAGAACCACATCCACGCACTGTGTGAGGCCTGGTGGAAGAAAGGGCTGCAGGAGAGGGAACAGTTTGGGCGCACTGctttctttgtgtctctgcagaAGAGCTTCATTCTTAAGAAACCA GGAGCTGAGATCCAAAGAGTGTGGAGGCTCCATGACGTGCTTTTGAGTCTTGACTACACATCAGAAGAAAACAAGCAGATAATCGACATGCTGCTTCAGTGCTTTCTCCACCCTACTCACATTAGAAATGATGAC GGAAAGCGATTCCTGGTGTTTCTGTTCAGCTGGAACGTCAACTTCATCTGGGTTATTCACGGCACAATCAAAAACCAGCTCGAGTTTTATAGCAA GGCTCTGACTACTCATATTATGGAGATCTACTTCAGAGCATGGAAGAAGGCTAGTGGAGAGTTCTTGGAGAAGATTGAGAGCTTATGCATTCAAGATTTCATGCAGAGTGCGATCTTCCTTCAAAGAGCTTCTCCTGTCCATTCCAAAGTTCGACAG ATTATGAGCTATTTCCACACGAGGAAGGACTGTCGCAGCACGGACAAGATGCTCTTTAATCTCTACAGGCCCATACTTTGGAAAGCTCTCAAT GCTCCTAACTTTGAGGTGCGTGCAAATGCCACTTTGCTTTTCACTGAGGCCTTTCCAGTTCACGATCCGGATCAAAGCAATGAGAAGATAGACGAGAACATTCAAAAGCAGCTGGACACAGCCATG AGCCTCCTCAATGATCCTCACCCGACTGTGCGCTCCAATGCCACGCTGGGTGTCTGCAAGATCCTGGCTAAATGCTGGGAGCTCCTCCCACCTACAATCATCACAGACTTCCTGAAGAAGCTGGTGGTAGAGCTGGCGGCTGACAGTAGCTCCCCTGATGTCCGCTGCTCCGTGTTCAAG TGTCTGACTATTGTCCTGGACAACGCTCTCAGCCATCCACTTCTGGAAAAACTCTTACCTACTGTCAAATACAGCCTTCACGACAACTCAGAGAAAGTCCGAATAGCTTTTCTCGACATGCTTATGAAGGTCAAAGCAGTTCGTGCTGCTAAG TTCTGGGACGTGTGCAACATGGACCACCTGCTGGCCCGCTTGGCTATTGACTCACATTCTGTTTCCAAGCGTATCGTCGACCTCCTGTTCAAGTCCTTCTTCCCTGTCAACGAGTCGGAGAAGGAGTGGTGCAACCGCTGCATCACCCTCATCCAAATGAACCCCATGGCTGCCAGGAAATTCTACCAGTTTGCTTACAAACATACAGCACCCACTAACATAA TAAAGCTGATGTTGGCTATTCGTCGCGTCCTGAACAGCTGCATCCAGGTTGACTGTGACATGACTGACATCAATGGCAGCAACAAAGAGAACAGCACA CAGGCTGCACCTGCCGTGTTGGGGAAAGACATGGCCGTTGTGTCCAGTTTGCTGGAGGTCGTGGTCATCCTGTGGAGAAGTGTCTCGAAGGCCCTGAAACAAAACGAAGAGGCCCAGAAGTACACATGTGCCAAGTTTGGGACCGTCATGTCCAAGTATTTCCAGGCCTTTGAG GATCAGCGAGCTACTGTTCCTCTTATACAGCTGGCCTCATTCATGCCCCCAGCTGCAGTTCCAACGTTCAG CTGTGGGGTCCTTTCCAGACTAAGGAGGATGGAGTCAGGAGCTGTTCCAGCTCAGTACAGCCAGCTGCTGGACTGCATCTGTAGCTGGGGCCAGGCTGCTGACATCCTTGAACTCATCACTGATTGGCTCACAGAGTCCCTGCCCAAGAAG GACAAGGCGACCAGCGGTCGAAAGGTGTGCATCATGGAGACGGTGGAGGCCAAACCAGACCTGGCACTGGCTTACCTGGAGCACCTTTTCAGCCACGCTTCAACACGTGAGAAGGTCCTGGGTCTTGGTCCGAAACCACTGAAGCAGCTGCATACAGTTCTAGGGAACTGGAAG TCAGTGCTCTATACTCATCTCAGCTCCACCACAGAAGATCCCAAACATCCCAGAGTGGAGACGGCACTGAAAGCCTTAAAGTCCCACGGTCGTCTTGGTGCACATCTGCAACATAAC CTGTCAGATGGCCGTGACTACCTGCTCTCTCTGGAGCATGTGGCTGCATGGGTAGCTGACAGGGTGCTGCCCTTTCTGGCGAAACGTACCGATGATGACAGCAAGGACTCAGAGAAGTCTCAGCCACAGCCACTGGCTGCAGAGATAACTGAG agcttCCTGACAGTATGCCGTGATGTTTTGCTCGTGGGTTTGGGCGATGTGGAATTCAAGGGTCAAATCCTCCACCTGTGCTCACTCATCCTCCTCTCAG agggGGGCTACCTGTGTATCCCTGCAGTGCTGCCAATTTTGAAGGAGGTGGCAAACAGCTATGTACCTGAGGACGACAACGAGAATCAGGAGGATCCAACCAGTGTTATTTTAGGTGTGGTGGCCAATATTTTCCAGAAGATTATAGAGCTCTTTGCTCGTCGCCTCAGGGAGGATCcagaggaaggaaaacag CTGtgtcagtcagctgttcctggtCTGACAGACTTCCTCCAAGTGGCCCAAACCTGGGATCGAGCACCTCTCAGTGGGGTCTTCTCCACTTTGTTTGCTGTCATAATTGTGGAGAAGAAACATTTGCTCCAGAAG ATTACCCATCCTGAGGCAGTGATCACCCCGGAGTCAGTGGATGACATGCCTCCTTTGTCCAGGATCCTGCTGTCTGTCATCCTCCAATCACAGTCTGTTACTAG GGCGTTTTTGGCAGAGGTCTCCACATCTTTGGATTCCGAGGCCATCAGCAGTCTCGTTGAACTCGCAGCGGTCCTGCACGTCTTGGCGGTCATCAAACACG CCGGAAAGTCTAAACCGGGCTTGAAGAGCGCCGCTGTGTccgtccagcagcagctccacaaaCACGCAGTCACATCTGCAGACAGCACAGACATCCAGAG GGTTATTTATGAATCTTCTGCGATGACTTTGAATGAGATTCTGCATTCATGA
- the ncapg2 gene encoding condensin-2 complex subunit G2 isoform X3: MSKRQTFLEAACEENVEDFLRFIQLHKDKTEPFDVEEVVHEMPREQREALWRRLASLLQDVLLKLPPERWDEGREEEEEGMQEEPAADSKHVVAVVDSVTLVATVSVKVLQDGDTYSGLLEIAQRLQDVLVSLPVSEAPLQNHIHALCEAWWKKGLQEREQFGRTAFFVSLQKSFILKKPGAEIQRVWRLHDVLLSLDYTSEENKQIIDMLLQCFLHPTHIRNDDGKRFLVFLFSWNVNFIWVIHGTIKNQLEFYSKALTTHIMEIYFRAWKKASGEFLEKIESLCIQDFMQSAIFLQRASPVHSKVRQIMSYFHTRKDCRSTDKMLFNLYRPILWKALNAPNFEVRANATLLFTEAFPVHDPDQSNEKIDENIQKQLDTAMSLLNDPHPTVRSNATLGVCKILAKCWELLPPTIITDFLKKLVVELAADSSSPDVRCSVFKCLTIVLDNALSHPLLEKLLPTVKYSLHDNSEKVRIAFLDMLMKVKAVRAAKFWDVCNMDHLLARLAIDSHSVSKRIVDLLFKSFFPVNESEKEWCNRCITLIQMNPMAARKFYQFAYKHTAPTNIIKLMLAIRRVLNSCIQVDCDMTDINGSNKENSTAAPAVLGKDMAVVSSLLEVVVILWRSVSKALKQNEEAQKYTCAKFGTVMSKYFQAFEDQRATVPLIQLASFMPPAAVPTFSCGVLSRLRRMESGAVPAQYSQLLDCICSWGQAADILELITDWLTESLPKKVDKATSGRKVCIMETVEAKPDLALAYLEHLFSHASTREKVLGLGPKPLKQLHTVLGNWKSVLYTHLSSTTEDPKHPRVETALKALKSHGRLGAHLQHNLSDGRDYLLSLEHVAAWVADRVLPFLAKRTDDDSKDSEKSQPQPLAAEITESFLTVCRDVLLVGLGDVEFKGQILHLCSLILLSEGGYLCIPAVLPILKEVANSYVPEDDNENQEDPTSVILGVVANIFQKIIELFARRLREDPEEGKQLCQSAVPGLTDFLQVAQTWDRAPLSGVFSTLFAVIIVEKKHLLQKITHPEAVITPESVDDMPPLSRILLSVILQSQSVTRAFLAEVSTSLDSEAISSLVELAAVLHVLAVIKHAGKSKPGLKSAAVSVQQQLHKHAVTSADSTDIQRVIYESSAMTLNEILHS, encoded by the exons ATGTCTAAGCGACAGACGTTTTTAGAAGCCGCCTGTGAGGAAAACGTGGAGGATTTCCTTCGCTTTATTCAGCTTCAT AAGGACAAAACTGAGCCCTTCGATGTGGAGGAGGTCGTGCACGAGATGcccagagagcagagagaggctCTGTGGAGGAGACTGGCATCTCTCCTTCAGGACGTCCTGCTGAAGTTGCCACCAGAGCGCTGGGATGAgggcagggaggaggaggaggagggcatgCAGGAGGAGCCTGCTGCAGACTCA AAACATGTTGTGGCTGTTGTGGACAGTGTGACGCTTGTTGCCACAGTGTCTGTAAAGGTTTTACAGGATGGCGACACCTATAGTGGCCTTCTGGAAATTGCCCAAAGGCTTCAAg ATGTATTGGTGTCACTTCCTGTGTCAGAGGCACCTCTGCAGAACCACATCCACGCACTGTGTGAGGCCTGGTGGAAGAAAGGGCTGCAGGAGAGGGAACAGTTTGGGCGCACTGctttctttgtgtctctgcagaAGAGCTTCATTCTTAAGAAACCA GGAGCTGAGATCCAAAGAGTGTGGAGGCTCCATGACGTGCTTTTGAGTCTTGACTACACATCAGAAGAAAACAAGCAGATAATCGACATGCTGCTTCAGTGCTTTCTCCACCCTACTCACATTAGAAATGATGAC GGAAAGCGATTCCTGGTGTTTCTGTTCAGCTGGAACGTCAACTTCATCTGGGTTATTCACGGCACAATCAAAAACCAGCTCGAGTTTTATAGCAA GGCTCTGACTACTCATATTATGGAGATCTACTTCAGAGCATGGAAGAAGGCTAGTGGAGAGTTCTTGGAGAAGATTGAGAGCTTATGCATTCAAGATTTCATGCAGAGTGCGATCTTCCTTCAAAGAGCTTCTCCTGTCCATTCCAAAGTTCGACAG ATTATGAGCTATTTCCACACGAGGAAGGACTGTCGCAGCACGGACAAGATGCTCTTTAATCTCTACAGGCCCATACTTTGGAAAGCTCTCAAT GCTCCTAACTTTGAGGTGCGTGCAAATGCCACTTTGCTTTTCACTGAGGCCTTTCCAGTTCACGATCCGGATCAAAGCAATGAGAAGATAGACGAGAACATTCAAAAGCAGCTGGACACAGCCATG AGCCTCCTCAATGATCCTCACCCGACTGTGCGCTCCAATGCCACGCTGGGTGTCTGCAAGATCCTGGCTAAATGCTGGGAGCTCCTCCCACCTACAATCATCACAGACTTCCTGAAGAAGCTGGTGGTAGAGCTGGCGGCTGACAGTAGCTCCCCTGATGTCCGCTGCTCCGTGTTCAAG TGTCTGACTATTGTCCTGGACAACGCTCTCAGCCATCCACTTCTGGAAAAACTCTTACCTACTGTCAAATACAGCCTTCACGACAACTCAGAGAAAGTCCGAATAGCTTTTCTCGACATGCTTATGAAGGTCAAAGCAGTTCGTGCTGCTAAG TTCTGGGACGTGTGCAACATGGACCACCTGCTGGCCCGCTTGGCTATTGACTCACATTCTGTTTCCAAGCGTATCGTCGACCTCCTGTTCAAGTCCTTCTTCCCTGTCAACGAGTCGGAGAAGGAGTGGTGCAACCGCTGCATCACCCTCATCCAAATGAACCCCATGGCTGCCAGGAAATTCTACCAGTTTGCTTACAAACATACAGCACCCACTAACATAA TAAAGCTGATGTTGGCTATTCGTCGCGTCCTGAACAGCTGCATCCAGGTTGACTGTGACATGACTGACATCAATGGCAGCAACAAAGAGAACAGCACA GCTGCACCTGCCGTGTTGGGGAAAGACATGGCCGTTGTGTCCAGTTTGCTGGAGGTCGTGGTCATCCTGTGGAGAAGTGTCTCGAAGGCCCTGAAACAAAACGAAGAGGCCCAGAAGTACACATGTGCCAAGTTTGGGACCGTCATGTCCAAGTATTTCCAGGCCTTTGAG GATCAGCGAGCTACTGTTCCTCTTATACAGCTGGCCTCATTCATGCCCCCAGCTGCAGTTCCAACGTTCAG CTGTGGGGTCCTTTCCAGACTAAGGAGGATGGAGTCAGGAGCTGTTCCAGCTCAGTACAGCCAGCTGCTGGACTGCATCTGTAGCTGGGGCCAGGCTGCTGACATCCTTGAACTCATCACTGATTGGCTCACAGAGTCCCTGCCCAAGAAGGTG GACAAGGCGACCAGCGGTCGAAAGGTGTGCATCATGGAGACGGTGGAGGCCAAACCAGACCTGGCACTGGCTTACCTGGAGCACCTTTTCAGCCACGCTTCAACACGTGAGAAGGTCCTGGGTCTTGGTCCGAAACCACTGAAGCAGCTGCATACAGTTCTAGGGAACTGGAAG TCAGTGCTCTATACTCATCTCAGCTCCACCACAGAAGATCCCAAACATCCCAGAGTGGAGACGGCACTGAAAGCCTTAAAGTCCCACGGTCGTCTTGGTGCACATCTGCAACATAAC CTGTCAGATGGCCGTGACTACCTGCTCTCTCTGGAGCATGTGGCTGCATGGGTAGCTGACAGGGTGCTGCCCTTTCTGGCGAAACGTACCGATGATGACAGCAAGGACTCAGAGAAGTCTCAGCCACAGCCACTGGCTGCAGAGATAACTGAG agcttCCTGACAGTATGCCGTGATGTTTTGCTCGTGGGTTTGGGCGATGTGGAATTCAAGGGTCAAATCCTCCACCTGTGCTCACTCATCCTCCTCTCAG agggGGGCTACCTGTGTATCCCTGCAGTGCTGCCAATTTTGAAGGAGGTGGCAAACAGCTATGTACCTGAGGACGACAACGAGAATCAGGAGGATCCAACCAGTGTTATTTTAGGTGTGGTGGCCAATATTTTCCAGAAGATTATAGAGCTCTTTGCTCGTCGCCTCAGGGAGGATCcagaggaaggaaaacag CTGtgtcagtcagctgttcctggtCTGACAGACTTCCTCCAAGTGGCCCAAACCTGGGATCGAGCACCTCTCAGTGGGGTCTTCTCCACTTTGTTTGCTGTCATAATTGTGGAGAAGAAACATTTGCTCCAGAAG ATTACCCATCCTGAGGCAGTGATCACCCCGGAGTCAGTGGATGACATGCCTCCTTTGTCCAGGATCCTGCTGTCTGTCATCCTCCAATCACAGTCTGTTACTAG GGCGTTTTTGGCAGAGGTCTCCACATCTTTGGATTCCGAGGCCATCAGCAGTCTCGTTGAACTCGCAGCGGTCCTGCACGTCTTGGCGGTCATCAAACACG CCGGAAAGTCTAAACCGGGCTTGAAGAGCGCCGCTGTGTccgtccagcagcagctccacaaaCACGCAGTCACATCTGCAGACAGCACAGACATCCAGAG GGTTATTTATGAATCTTCTGCGATGACTTTGAATGAGATTCTGCATTCATGA
- the ncapg2 gene encoding condensin-2 complex subunit G2 isoform X1: protein MSKRQTFLEAACEENVEDFLRFIQLHKDKTEPFDVEEVVHEMPREQREALWRRLASLLQDVLLKLPPERWDEGREEEEEGMQEEPAADSKHVVAVVDSVTLVATVSVKVLQDGDTYSGLLEIAQRLQDVLVSLPVSEAPLQNHIHALCEAWWKKGLQEREQFGRTAFFVSLQKSFILKKPGAEIQRVWRLHDVLLSLDYTSEENKQIIDMLLQCFLHPTHIRNDDGKRFLVFLFSWNVNFIWVIHGTIKNQLEFYSKALTTHIMEIYFRAWKKASGEFLEKIESLCIQDFMQSAIFLQRASPVHSKVRQIMSYFHTRKDCRSTDKMLFNLYRPILWKALNAPNFEVRANATLLFTEAFPVHDPDQSNEKIDENIQKQLDTAMSLLNDPHPTVRSNATLGVCKILAKCWELLPPTIITDFLKKLVVELAADSSSPDVRCSVFKCLTIVLDNALSHPLLEKLLPTVKYSLHDNSEKVRIAFLDMLMKVKAVRAAKFWDVCNMDHLLARLAIDSHSVSKRIVDLLFKSFFPVNESEKEWCNRCITLIQMNPMAARKFYQFAYKHTAPTNIIKLMLAIRRVLNSCIQVDCDMTDINGSNKENSTQAAPAVLGKDMAVVSSLLEVVVILWRSVSKALKQNEEAQKYTCAKFGTVMSKYFQAFEDQRATVPLIQLASFMPPAAVPTFSCGVLSRLRRMESGAVPAQYSQLLDCICSWGQAADILELITDWLTESLPKKVDKATSGRKVCIMETVEAKPDLALAYLEHLFSHASTREKVLGLGPKPLKQLHTVLGNWKSVLYTHLSSTTEDPKHPRVETALKALKSHGRLGAHLQHNLSDGRDYLLSLEHVAAWVADRVLPFLAKRTDDDSKDSEKSQPQPLAAEITESFLTVCRDVLLVGLGDVEFKGQILHLCSLILLSEGGYLCIPAVLPILKEVANSYVPEDDNENQEDPTSVILGVVANIFQKIIELFARRLREDPEEGKQLCQSAVPGLTDFLQVAQTWDRAPLSGVFSTLFAVIIVEKKHLLQKITHPEAVITPESVDDMPPLSRILLSVILQSQSVTRAFLAEVSTSLDSEAISSLVELAAVLHVLAVIKHAGKSKPGLKSAAVSVQQQLHKHAVTSADSTDIQRVIYESSAMTLNEILHS, encoded by the exons ATGTCTAAGCGACAGACGTTTTTAGAAGCCGCCTGTGAGGAAAACGTGGAGGATTTCCTTCGCTTTATTCAGCTTCAT AAGGACAAAACTGAGCCCTTCGATGTGGAGGAGGTCGTGCACGAGATGcccagagagcagagagaggctCTGTGGAGGAGACTGGCATCTCTCCTTCAGGACGTCCTGCTGAAGTTGCCACCAGAGCGCTGGGATGAgggcagggaggaggaggaggagggcatgCAGGAGGAGCCTGCTGCAGACTCA AAACATGTTGTGGCTGTTGTGGACAGTGTGACGCTTGTTGCCACAGTGTCTGTAAAGGTTTTACAGGATGGCGACACCTATAGTGGCCTTCTGGAAATTGCCCAAAGGCTTCAAg ATGTATTGGTGTCACTTCCTGTGTCAGAGGCACCTCTGCAGAACCACATCCACGCACTGTGTGAGGCCTGGTGGAAGAAAGGGCTGCAGGAGAGGGAACAGTTTGGGCGCACTGctttctttgtgtctctgcagaAGAGCTTCATTCTTAAGAAACCA GGAGCTGAGATCCAAAGAGTGTGGAGGCTCCATGACGTGCTTTTGAGTCTTGACTACACATCAGAAGAAAACAAGCAGATAATCGACATGCTGCTTCAGTGCTTTCTCCACCCTACTCACATTAGAAATGATGAC GGAAAGCGATTCCTGGTGTTTCTGTTCAGCTGGAACGTCAACTTCATCTGGGTTATTCACGGCACAATCAAAAACCAGCTCGAGTTTTATAGCAA GGCTCTGACTACTCATATTATGGAGATCTACTTCAGAGCATGGAAGAAGGCTAGTGGAGAGTTCTTGGAGAAGATTGAGAGCTTATGCATTCAAGATTTCATGCAGAGTGCGATCTTCCTTCAAAGAGCTTCTCCTGTCCATTCCAAAGTTCGACAG ATTATGAGCTATTTCCACACGAGGAAGGACTGTCGCAGCACGGACAAGATGCTCTTTAATCTCTACAGGCCCATACTTTGGAAAGCTCTCAAT GCTCCTAACTTTGAGGTGCGTGCAAATGCCACTTTGCTTTTCACTGAGGCCTTTCCAGTTCACGATCCGGATCAAAGCAATGAGAAGATAGACGAGAACATTCAAAAGCAGCTGGACACAGCCATG AGCCTCCTCAATGATCCTCACCCGACTGTGCGCTCCAATGCCACGCTGGGTGTCTGCAAGATCCTGGCTAAATGCTGGGAGCTCCTCCCACCTACAATCATCACAGACTTCCTGAAGAAGCTGGTGGTAGAGCTGGCGGCTGACAGTAGCTCCCCTGATGTCCGCTGCTCCGTGTTCAAG TGTCTGACTATTGTCCTGGACAACGCTCTCAGCCATCCACTTCTGGAAAAACTCTTACCTACTGTCAAATACAGCCTTCACGACAACTCAGAGAAAGTCCGAATAGCTTTTCTCGACATGCTTATGAAGGTCAAAGCAGTTCGTGCTGCTAAG TTCTGGGACGTGTGCAACATGGACCACCTGCTGGCCCGCTTGGCTATTGACTCACATTCTGTTTCCAAGCGTATCGTCGACCTCCTGTTCAAGTCCTTCTTCCCTGTCAACGAGTCGGAGAAGGAGTGGTGCAACCGCTGCATCACCCTCATCCAAATGAACCCCATGGCTGCCAGGAAATTCTACCAGTTTGCTTACAAACATACAGCACCCACTAACATAA TAAAGCTGATGTTGGCTATTCGTCGCGTCCTGAACAGCTGCATCCAGGTTGACTGTGACATGACTGACATCAATGGCAGCAACAAAGAGAACAGCACA CAGGCTGCACCTGCCGTGTTGGGGAAAGACATGGCCGTTGTGTCCAGTTTGCTGGAGGTCGTGGTCATCCTGTGGAGAAGTGTCTCGAAGGCCCTGAAACAAAACGAAGAGGCCCAGAAGTACACATGTGCCAAGTTTGGGACCGTCATGTCCAAGTATTTCCAGGCCTTTGAG GATCAGCGAGCTACTGTTCCTCTTATACAGCTGGCCTCATTCATGCCCCCAGCTGCAGTTCCAACGTTCAG CTGTGGGGTCCTTTCCAGACTAAGGAGGATGGAGTCAGGAGCTGTTCCAGCTCAGTACAGCCAGCTGCTGGACTGCATCTGTAGCTGGGGCCAGGCTGCTGACATCCTTGAACTCATCACTGATTGGCTCACAGAGTCCCTGCCCAAGAAGGTG GACAAGGCGACCAGCGGTCGAAAGGTGTGCATCATGGAGACGGTGGAGGCCAAACCAGACCTGGCACTGGCTTACCTGGAGCACCTTTTCAGCCACGCTTCAACACGTGAGAAGGTCCTGGGTCTTGGTCCGAAACCACTGAAGCAGCTGCATACAGTTCTAGGGAACTGGAAG TCAGTGCTCTATACTCATCTCAGCTCCACCACAGAAGATCCCAAACATCCCAGAGTGGAGACGGCACTGAAAGCCTTAAAGTCCCACGGTCGTCTTGGTGCACATCTGCAACATAAC CTGTCAGATGGCCGTGACTACCTGCTCTCTCTGGAGCATGTGGCTGCATGGGTAGCTGACAGGGTGCTGCCCTTTCTGGCGAAACGTACCGATGATGACAGCAAGGACTCAGAGAAGTCTCAGCCACAGCCACTGGCTGCAGAGATAACTGAG agcttCCTGACAGTATGCCGTGATGTTTTGCTCGTGGGTTTGGGCGATGTGGAATTCAAGGGTCAAATCCTCCACCTGTGCTCACTCATCCTCCTCTCAG agggGGGCTACCTGTGTATCCCTGCAGTGCTGCCAATTTTGAAGGAGGTGGCAAACAGCTATGTACCTGAGGACGACAACGAGAATCAGGAGGATCCAACCAGTGTTATTTTAGGTGTGGTGGCCAATATTTTCCAGAAGATTATAGAGCTCTTTGCTCGTCGCCTCAGGGAGGATCcagaggaaggaaaacag CTGtgtcagtcagctgttcctggtCTGACAGACTTCCTCCAAGTGGCCCAAACCTGGGATCGAGCACCTCTCAGTGGGGTCTTCTCCACTTTGTTTGCTGTCATAATTGTGGAGAAGAAACATTTGCTCCAGAAG ATTACCCATCCTGAGGCAGTGATCACCCCGGAGTCAGTGGATGACATGCCTCCTTTGTCCAGGATCCTGCTGTCTGTCATCCTCCAATCACAGTCTGTTACTAG GGCGTTTTTGGCAGAGGTCTCCACATCTTTGGATTCCGAGGCCATCAGCAGTCTCGTTGAACTCGCAGCGGTCCTGCACGTCTTGGCGGTCATCAAACACG CCGGAAAGTCTAAACCGGGCTTGAAGAGCGCCGCTGTGTccgtccagcagcagctccacaaaCACGCAGTCACATCTGCAGACAGCACAGACATCCAGAG GGTTATTTATGAATCTTCTGCGATGACTTTGAATGAGATTCTGCATTCATGA